AACACAGCGTGATCCGTCTGCGCCGCAAAGCATGATCATCGAGCATGCCGATGTGCGCCACATGTTGATGCGCCAGAAGGTTTATTCCGAGGGCGCGTTGGCCTTGTGTCTGTACGGCGCCAGTTTGGTCGACCGCAAGCAGCTCAGTGCGTCGGATGAGCAGGCGGCCGAGATTGAGCTTGAATTGTCGATTCTGACGCCGCTCATCAAAGCATGGTCGTCGCATTATGGTCTCAAGGCCAATTACTGGGGCTTGCAGATCCTTGGCGGCTACGGTTATACCCGCGATTATCCGTTGGAGCGCATCTATCGCGATAACCGATTGAACCCGATTCATGAGGGCACCAACGGCATCCAGTCGTTGGATTTGCTGGGACGCAAAGTGCTCCAGAATCAGGGCGCAGCATTTCGGTTACTGATGACACGCATTGGCGAAACGGTCAGTGCTTGCACCGGGCATCCAGTGTTGGGCGAGTATGCCTCGCAGTTGCACCAGGCGCAGATGCGGGTGCTTGAGGTGACCACGGCGCTGGGCAAGCTGGCATCTGGCGGTGGTATTGCCAGCTTGCTGGCCAACTCATGGACTTATCTCGACATGCTCGGCCATCTGGTTGTGGCCTGGATGTGGTTGCGCCAGGCGGTTGTCGCCCAGGTTGCATTGGATCAGCCGGGCGGTGATCAGGCTTATTACGACGGCAAGCGTCAGGCCTGTGCTTACTTTTATCGCTGGGAGCTACCTCAGGTGCTGATGCAAGCGGATCAGCTGCTGGCTATGGATGACAGTGTACTGACGCTGCGCGACGAGCACTTCTAAACGGCCTAGGCCGCGTCATAGTATTTGGTCATCTCAATGCGGTTGCCGCGTGCGTTCCAGCTGACCTCGTCCATGGCGAAACGGATCATGGTGATGCCGCGCCCGCTGGCCCGCAGCAGGGCCTCGGGTTCCAGTGGATCGGGCAGGTTGGAGGGATCAAAGCCTGGGCCGTCGTCTTCAATCTGAATGGTCAGACGCTGCGTGTCGCAATGGGTATCTACACGGATGGAGCGCTGCGCGTAATCGGGCTCCATAAGGCGAGCGCCAATCAAGGCCTCGTAGGTGTCCCAGTCGCCCTGATCGCGCAACTCAGAGCTGATTTCCAGGTTGCCGTGAATGAGGGCGTTCTGGAGTGCCTCGCAGACGGCGGTGTTGAAATGATCGCGACTGCTGGCCGGCAAATAGGCGCCGCACACTTCGACTAGGTGACGGCTGATGGCGCCGAGTAGTCCACGACAATTCGGAATGGTCATCACGTAGTGCCCATCACGAAACTGGATCACGAATGGGCTGTTGCGCGGCACGCTGAAATCAAGTTCGCCGACACGGCTGATGAGATCGCCAACAACGTCCTGATTGGATTCAGCCAGGCCGGCGACGGTCAGATCGAAATCAGCCGCATCTTTAAGGCTGCCACGGTGGCTGACAACATGGCCAGCGTGGCTCAGTTCCTGGTCAAGGCGCTGAATGGCAGTGTTTGTGCCATCAACGATGAGTATCTTCATCGGTTGCGTGCGTTCGCGGTGGCGAGACTGTTTTCAGGAAAGGCTTCAAGCCGGGACGCCAGTGTACCGCTATTCACGATCTCCGCCCATTCATCGGCCATGCGCCGGCACTCCGCGGTGGCGACGCGCCAGTCGGCCAAAAGGCTGTCGAGATCGGAATAGCGATTGAAGTCTTTTCTGTCGGGGATTTTCTTGTTGGGCAGCCGGGCAAGCAGCTGCTCTGAAGGTGCGATCATCAGCACCCGGTCCAGGTGATGCGCATGCGGTTTGCGCCACGGCAGGAATTTGTCCAGCCAGCCGGGCACGATGCGGGTGGAGAAATGCGGGAACAACACCAAGCCATCGTCCAGCCGGTAATCAAGGTCCATGTGGTAATCGATCAGTCCGCCATCGCGGTACATCCCCGGTGGCGCGCCTGGGATGTCCGGCTCGCCTTGCATCAGCAGTGGAATCGAGGCACTGGCACGTAGGGCAGGCTTGAGGTTGTCCGCAGTCAAGGCCACTTCGTGGCTGACGAAGGCATCTCGAAAAGGCAGAAACGGGGCATGGCCATCCGGATGGCGGAACACGGTGCGCTCCATGTGCTGGGCCAAACGTGCGCGTGAGCGCAAATTGCTCACCGCAATCGCGGCCAGTCCGGCTTTAAGCTGCCGTGGCGTTTCATGGGCCGCTTTGCCAAGGCAGCGGACCGCAATGATGTTGGGGCGCAGATAGCGATGCTTGAGCAGCTGCTCGATATGCTCATCCGGCAGCAAGGTGTCGAGCAGGTTGTTACACACGCTGCTGATCTCGGCGGCGTCCGGTTTGTCGCTGTACCGCTGTTGCAGATAGGCCTGCTCAAAACGGTCGAATGCAGCGACCGGATCGTCCTGGGCTGCGGCGGCGAAGCGCCAGCTCGAAATTGACGAGCCGACCGTGAACAGCGGGCGCTTGCGTGCGGCGAAAAACTCACCAAAAAAGTAACGATCCAAGCCCGCCAGGGCGAGCCACTTGGGGCCACCTGCGGCCCCAGCCATAACCACAAATTGCTCGGGGTTGAGACCGTCTTGCTCAATCAGGCGGCGTGCTGTGGCGCCGGCACGGATTACCAGGGCGCTCATGACTGTTCTACCGGGATGTTGTCGAGCAAAGTGGAAAAAGCTTTGAGCACACGTTTCCAGTCATCCGGACTTTCCAGGCGCAGAGAGGCGAAGCGCTGATGGTGCTGATAAGCCATGCCAAGGTGAATCATCCCGGCGCTTAGCACTGAGAGCATGGGTTTGAGCTGGCTGTGCACGGGTTTGTCGTTGTGCGAAAGCGATTCGCTGATCTGATTTGCGAATTGCCCAAGTGCATCCTCCATCACCCGCGTGAGTGTCGGGTTGCCGGACATTTCCCAGGCCAGAATTGCCATGGTTTCCGGTCGTTTGCCCAGAGCTGCAGCGAAATTGAACATGACCCGCTTGATCCGTTCACGCAGCGCCATCTGAAAAAATTCGTCATCTGGCAGATCAATGATTTCAGCTCGCGTAGGCCAGAAATCTTCACTGGTCACAAAGGCATTGATGAGACCTTCAAGGTCACCGAAGTAGCGATAGATCAGTACCTTCGCCACGCCGGTTTCGTTCGCGATGCGATTGATGCCGAGCGCCGAAAACCCTTCTTCGACCAGCAGCCTCTCGACGGTTCGAAGTATCCGGCGCTTGGTATGTTCTTTGTTTTTCTTGGTGCTCTCCATGGGCGCATGTTACCGCTGGTTACCAAGCGTTAACAACGGTCCGGTGTGCGGCTTTTCAGTTATGATCAGGCATCAAGATACCGAGCGGTAACTTAAACCTCTATCCCCACCTTCAGCTGATTGATATCCATGAGCTACAACACACTTCTTGTTGAAAACGCCGACGGCGTAACCACCATCACCTTGAACCGGCCCGAAAGTCTGAATGCGCTGTCATTTGAGCTGCTGCGTGAATTGCGCGATGCCCTTGTGGCCGCGGGCAAAGATGCTGAATGCCGCTGTGTGGTCCTGACCGGGGCAGGCCGTGGCTTCACATCAGGGGCGGACTTGAAAGACACGATGATGGAGCTCAAACCGGGTGAGCGGCCCGATCTGGGCCAGCCTTTGCACACCACCTATCACCCGGTGTTGCGTGAAATTCGTCACCTGGAAAAGCCGGTGATCGCGGCGATTAATGGTGTTGCCGCTGGCGCCGGACTGAACATCGCCCTGGCTTGTGATGTCGTGGTGGCGGCCAAGTCGGCCAAGTTGATTCAGGCCTTCGTGCGTATCGGGCTGATCCCCGATGCCGGTGGCACCTGGAGCGTGCCGCGCCTGATCGGACGTGCCCGGGCCACCCGCTGGCTGATGAGTGGCGACGCGCTTGACGCGGATACGGCATTTGATTGGGGTTTGATTACGGACGTGTTCGCTGACGACGAATTGCAGGCTAAAACACAGGCTTTGGCTGCGCGAATGGCAGCTCAGCCTACGCGTGCTCTGGCTGCGATCAAGCAGCTGATGGACAGCACATTGGACCTTGATCTTGAAGGGCAGATTGCACGTGAGGCACGCCTGCAAAGCCAAATCGGCTTTACCGATGATGCGATGGAAGGCATCAGTGCGTTTGTGCAAAAGCGTGAGGCGCGGTTCAAAGGAAAGTAAGCCCTGACAGCCGCTGGTGGCGTCTCAGTCAGGCGCCTCCAGCGTGCGCTGCCAGTACCCTACGTCCAGCCATTGACCGAATTTGAGACCCACCGACGGAAAGTGGGCGACTTTGTGAAAGCCTAAGCGTTCATGCAGGGCCACGCTGGCCGCGTTGGGCAGCGTAATGCCTGCGATCACCGCATGAATGCCGTCGCGCTGCAGTTGCTCAATCAAGTGCTGATAGAGCAGGGTGCCGATGCCTTGGCCGGCGATTTTGCGGTCCAGATAAATCGCGCTTTCCACGGAATAGCGGTAGGCCGATCGGCTGCGCCATTGATCGGCGTAAGCGTAGCCCAGGACCTGGCCTTCTGCTTCGCTGACCAGCCACGGCAAGCCCTGTGCGCCCACTGCCTCAATGCGTTGAGCAAGTTGCTCAGCCTGGATCGGAACTTCTTCGAACGTGATGACCGTGTCGCGAATAAACGGGTTATAGATGTCCGCGATGGCGGCGGCATCAGCCGCGGTGGCGGGACGTATAAG
The Oceanococcus atlanticus DNA segment above includes these coding regions:
- a CDS encoding ATP-binding protein produces the protein MKILIVDGTNTAIQRLDQELSHAGHVVSHRGSLKDAADFDLTVAGLAESNQDVVGDLISRVGELDFSVPRNSPFVIQFRDGHYVMTIPNCRGLLGAISRHLVEVCGAYLPASSRDHFNTAVCEALQNALIHGNLEISSELRDQGDWDTYEALIGARLMEPDYAQRSIRVDTHCDTQRLTIQIEDDGPGFDPSNLPDPLEPEALLRASGRGITMIRFAMDEVSWNARGNRIEMTKYYDAA
- a CDS encoding TetR/AcrR family transcriptional regulator, with the translated sequence MESTKKNKEHTKRRILRTVERLLVEEGFSALGINRIANETGVAKVLIYRYFGDLEGLINAFVTSEDFWPTRAEIIDLPDDEFFQMALRERIKRVMFNFAAALGKRPETMAILAWEMSGNPTLTRVMEDALGQFANQISESLSHNDKPVHSQLKPMLSVLSAGMIHLGMAYQHHQRFASLRLESPDDWKRVLKAFSTLLDNIPVEQS
- a CDS encoding enoyl-CoA hydratase-related protein, with product MSYNTLLVENADGVTTITLNRPESLNALSFELLRELRDALVAAGKDAECRCVVLTGAGRGFTSGADLKDTMMELKPGERPDLGQPLHTTYHPVLREIRHLEKPVIAAINGVAAGAGLNIALACDVVVAAKSAKLIQAFVRIGLIPDAGGTWSVPRLIGRARATRWLMSGDALDADTAFDWGLITDVFADDELQAKTQALAARMAAQPTRALAAIKQLMDSTLDLDLEGQIAREARLQSQIGFTDDAMEGISAFVQKREARFKGK
- a CDS encoding arsinothricin resistance N-acetyltransferase ArsN1 family B, which encodes MRRPLIRPATAADAAAIADIYNPFIRDTVITFEEVPIQAEQLAQRIEAVGAQGLPWLVSEAEGQVLGYAYADQWRSRSAYRYSVESAIYLDRKIAGQGIGTLLYQHLIEQLQRDGIHAVIAGITLPNAASVALHERLGFHKVAHFPSVGLKFGQWLDVGYWQRTLEAPD